Genomic window (Accipiter gentilis chromosome 7, bAccGen1.1, whole genome shotgun sequence):
tgcatgtgtgtccATGCATGCATGTGGATGCGTGAACACGCACAGATGTGTGCATGCGCACGCATGAACGTGCACGGCTGCGTGTCTGTGTCGCAGCGTGCGTGTGCGTGCGCGGGTACGCACAGATACGTGTGTCCCTATGTGTACGTGCACATGCACGCGTGCATGGATGTTTGTGCACGTGTGCGTGCATGTGACCTCTGGCTGTCTGCATGCACATGTGCGTGCATGCATGGGTGCAATTGTGCATgcacatatgtgtatgtatgtgcaaTTGTGCATTGGGGGGGGGTGCCATCCTGCCCCGGACCCCCTTTGACCAGCAGGTCTGCGTTCCCCTGGCCCCCCCTGAGCCACCCAAAGGTGCGGATGCCATGGTCGGAGGGGAGCCATCAGCCCCCTTGCAGTGATGCTGCTGGAGGGGCCAAGAGACTCCGGCACGGCTGCACTGGGTGGATATCACAGCATCTAATACATCCTGAGCTGATGTAGCTCCTGATCTGGCCCAGAGATTTTCTTGGGAAAAGGGATCCCAGCCACTCTTGGAAAGTTCCTGCCCATGTCGGTGATTTTTTGGTGCCGggggagctgctggtgcagcCTGGCAGAGGATGCCCGCTCTGCGGCTGGACTGCCCTGTGGTGCAGTTCCTTTCTCCCTGCTATTTCCAGCCCCGCAGCCTCTCCGACTGATCTTGTGTCGGGTTAAGGAGTCGCTTTGGGTTTCCTCAAGGTGGGCAAAGGGTGCGCAGGGTGGGCAGAGACGCTGCTCTTCGGCCACGAATCTGTTGTGTCCTCAGCCAGGGATATGCCTGGTGCTGGCTCGCCTCTCTCCCGGCAGTGCCAAAAAGCCCAGTGAGATGCTTCCCAGGACTTCGCATGCCTGTGAGGTGCCCCCATGCCTTATTTGCTTGTGATTTGAGTCACACTGTCCCCTCGGTCCCTGCTTCCCCATCCCTCGGTGCTAACAGCTCTCCTCTCCGCCGGCTGCAGGTGACCAGGATGCTGCACCATGGGAAGCACTGGAGGTCCATGTGCAAGGGGCTCGTCCTGGGGACCCTCCTGACCAGCTTCATGCTGCTGCTCTACTCCTACGCCATCCCCCCGCTGCAAGTCAGCGTGACAGAGTGAGTGTGGGGTCCCCGTATGTCCCCCCTTACATCTTGCCCACCCTGTTTTGCACTGGGCATCTCCAACCAGAGACGGTCCCAGAGCTTTCTAGGCTCTGGTGGCTTCACACTAAGATGTCCCCTTCCTACAGCCTCCTGTTGGAGACTGTGCCCTGTcctgtgggtgggggggaaggcgaACCCCAAGTTCCTGGGGGGCTGGGGATGCTCACCCTGGGGGGGACCTGCTGCAAAATGGCAGCCAGCGCTCAGCTCCAGGGTGATGGAGGGGATGAGGAGGTGCAGGAGACCCCCTACCCACGGCGGCTTCATGTCCcctcagagaaggaaaagcatcaGAGGAGACATTCCCCAGCAGccagaagcagcaggcagagtggaggcagttatttgggtgctctttATCAAGGGCTTGTCCTTCAAGAGTGACCAGAGCACTGCCACATGTAAATTCTCGCCCACAGAGATGGGCACGGGTAGGTTCAAAGCTCTTTGCTGCCTGTCGCGGCAAAAGCTGGCGCTCAGCAGGGCTCAGATCCTGGCTGCCCCTCCTGGCATTAAATTTATGTCTTCTCTTATAAAAGAGATCTGCCTGTGGGTGTTTCATAAGCTACATGCTGACCTGCGCTGCCGGATGGGATCGTTATCAAGGATCAGCTTTGCAACTTCATTAACGGTGTCTGAAGTCACTTGACACTGTAGtctcttttccctgctccagGCATCTCAAATAACACACAAGTTGTTCTCGCTGCTTCCCGAGGGCCCATGAGCTCATCTGTGGGGCCATGCACTAGAATTATTTCCCTCTTTGCTGGGGTGCTGGATCCTCCACGACCCCTACCAGGGCTTGAGGGCTTCCAGACCTCGCAAGAACATTATCAGGTCCTGTCCATGGAGCTACAGCCATGGAGAGCTCGTCTCGATGCGCATCTCAACACCACCTGCACCAGGGCCACCATGGCTGTGCTCGTGGGGAGGGATTGGGACCCCCTGCTCAGGCTGCACGGATGCTGGCGGGGGCTGACCACTGTGAAGACCCCCGTAGCAGTGTATCCTTGGTGGCTGGGCTTGTCCAGGGAGTGAATGAGCTTGGTTTGGTGGCTTGGAGATGCATCTGGGGTCAGGGGGCTCATGGGGGTGGTGGGCTCTGCCCTGCTCACCGAGGGGCTCCTGCTGGGTGGGTGCCCCCCATTCCCACTGGGCATGTGGCTGGGGGTGAAGGGGGCTCTGCCTGAAGCCGGGCTCGTCTCTGCCGGGGAGCctagggggtgctgggggtgagCACCCATCCCCAGGTCCATCACCCATCCGCAGCTCCAGCACCCATTCCCAGGTCCAGCTCCTCCAGGAAGGAAAATGGCCAAGCCTTCGTGGTGGCTGTGCTTGGGTTGGCCAAGCTGCCCTCACCGTGGTGTCCTATCTCTTCTCCCCACCAGGATCCCcgtcccctcctcctgctcctcgtACCCGGCCCCCGGCAAGGCGCCAGTGGTGGCCAACGGCACGGGCAGCCGCTCGGGACGGAGCTGCCTGCCCAAGCTGAACATCATGTTCATGAAGACGCACAAGACGGCCAGCAGCACCATCCTCAACATCCTCTTCCGCTTCGGGGAGAAGCATCGCTTGAAATTCGCCTTCCCCAATGGCCGCAACGACTTCTACTACCCCTCCTATTTCGAGCGCAGCCAGGTGCAGCACTACCGGCCGGGCGCGTGCTTCAACATCATCTGCAACCACATGCGCTTCCACTACGAGGAGGTGCGCAAGCTCCTGCCGGCGGACGCTACCTTCGTGACGGTGCTGCGGGACCCTGCCTACCTCTTCGAGTCCTCTTTCCACTACTTTGGGCGCGTCATCCCCCTCACCTGGAAGCTGACAGGGGAGGACAAGCTGGCGGAGTTCCTCCGGGACCCCTGGCACTACTACGACCCCAACGGGTTCAATGCTCACTACCTCCAAAACCTCCTCTTCTTTGACTTGGGCTACGACAACAACATGAATGCCGACAGCCCGCTGGTGGAGGAGCACATCCAGGAGATAGATCGCCGTTTCCACCTCGTCATGTTGCTCGAGTACTTTGACGAGTCCTTGGTGCTGCTGAAGGAtctgctgtgctggcagctggaggACGTCCTCTACTTCAAGCTCAACGCCCGGAAGGGCTCCACCGTCTCCTGGCTGACACCTGAGCTCTATGAGAAGGCTACCTCCTGGAACCTCATCGATGCTAAGCTCTACCGCTATTTTAATGCCACCTTCTGGCGTAAGGTGGAGGCCTACGGGAGGGAGCGGATGGCCAAGGACGTGGCCGAGCTGCAGCGGGAGAACGAGAAGATGAAGAGCATCTGCATCGACGGGGGACACCCCGTGGACGCCAGTGCCATCCAAGAGTCCTCCATGCAACCCTGGCAGCCGCTGGGAGAAAAGTCCATCCTGGGCTACAACTTGAAGAAGAAGATCAATAAGAAGCACCAGAAGCTGTGCCGCAAGATGCTGACGCCCGAAATCCAGTACCTGACTGACCTGGGGGTTAACCTCTGGATCACCAAGCTATGGAGCCGCGTACGGGACTTCCTGAAGTGGTAGGGGACGGTGGGCACCCCACTCTCCCCGGGGAAGAACCAGGTGCTTTCCTTCTTCGTACTCATGGTGTCTTTTGGTTGGACGTGAGCAGAACCAGCTGGAGGCTCCAGCACCCCAGAACAGTCGGGGGGACCCTCCATCACCTTCCTGTAGAGCCCCAGCTTGGGCAGGAGCCTGTGGGGGGGCTGCTGTCACCCACTGGCAAGGAGAGCAGAGCCTCTGCCTCCGAGGGGTCAAGTACCGGGGGcttgggggtgtttttttccagcaggatCCACTTCTTCCTTCCACACAGAAAGGCCAGAGGACGTATTTGTGAAGGACGTGGCCTCGTCACAGCGGGAGCAGGACATCCATCACCACATCACTGGAGGCATGCCATGGGTTGGGCAGGGTCATGCCTGGCCAGCAGCGGCAGGGGGTCATCCTTGCCCGGGgtgggcagagctgccagcagggAACCTGAACCTTGAGGGGCTCCTCAAATCACCCCTGGTTTTGGGGCTGCGTGTCGGAGCCTGCTGTACCATCCCAATGTGTTCCGGCCCATGGGTGTGATGAGTGCAGCACATTCTCAGCCCACCCGCAGCAGTTGGTCCATGGCAGGCTGTGACTTGGTGCCACCCAGAGCCATTTGGAGAATGGAAAACCCACCCCAAAAGCCTCCATGTTTATCAATGAGCTTATGGTCCCTGTGGGCAAAGGGCATCCATGCAGCAGGTCCACTCCCAGCCCCCCATTGTCCCGGTTAGAGGGTCCCGGGGCTCCGGTCCCTACAGGGGACATCCTGGAAGGCCCACGGGGTCTGGTGAGAACTGGCATGGGAGCAGGGCACAGTGGCCACCGTCACGGTGATGCCATCCCCCGGGCATGGGGGGGATGCCAGAGACGGGGTCTGTCCCCTCCCCGTGGTGGGGACAAACCTCGGGC
Coding sequences:
- the GAL3ST1 gene encoding galactosylceramide sulfotransferase; translated protein: MLHHGKHWRSMCKGLVLGTLLTSFMLLLYSYAIPPLQVSVTEIPVPSSCSSYPAPGKAPVVANGTGSRSGRSCLPKLNIMFMKTHKTASSTILNILFRFGEKHRLKFAFPNGRNDFYYPSYFERSQVQHYRPGACFNIICNHMRFHYEEVRKLLPADATFVTVLRDPAYLFESSFHYFGRVIPLTWKLTGEDKLAEFLRDPWHYYDPNGFNAHYLQNLLFFDLGYDNNMNADSPLVEEHIQEIDRRFHLVMLLEYFDESLVLLKDLLCWQLEDVLYFKLNARKGSTVSWLTPELYEKATSWNLIDAKLYRYFNATFWRKVEAYGRERMAKDVAELQRENEKMKSICIDGGHPVDASAIQESSMQPWQPLGEKSILGYNLKKKINKKHQKLCRKMLTPEIQYLTDLGVNLWITKLWSRVRDFLKW